One stretch of Zingiber officinale cultivar Zhangliang chromosome 6B, Zo_v1.1, whole genome shotgun sequence DNA includes these proteins:
- the LOC121989122 gene encoding protein FAR1-RELATED SEQUENCE 5-like yields MEFSSIEEAFSFYNQYARESGFSARINNSKKNKMTNEVVWKTFVCFKEGHTNDQRNKQANGDQRTRERARGEVRTGCKSKISLVKKQTGPNWVVTNFMEGHNHPLSTPSKVHLLRSHRNVSTAKKALTQQFSEANVPTCQQMRLLEIEYGGPELVGCTERDIRNFEKQLRDERKGIDAETLIELFASEKEKNSAFFFDYETDSDNIFSRCFWADHVSRTAYNVFGDVVVFDTTYNTNKYGLIFAPFVGVNHHHQTIVFGCGFISDEKTESFVWLLNKFIEAMPKGAPNVIITDQDPAMTKAIAQVFPQTVHRYCLWHILNKFPDKLDPLTFRDYYQSIKNVIGNSTTPDEFENLWEEVIKCANLEKNDWLSSMYELRHKWVPAYFSHIFCAGMSSSQRYEVSHAFFKRYVSNKNSLMDFIIRFNRALRHQRHNELVADHIDMNEIPRIKTNWPMESQMVKLYTKKKWMEFQSEISEIQCYYVQQASMGVDSVVYHVMKFQSSSSSKPRVLTHDKQKDNIFCSCRKFEFDGIPCRHMLAFFRINQVFHLPDKYILKRWTRDEKVGAIHALGK; encoded by the coding sequence ATGGAATTCTCATCAATAGAGGAGGCATTttcgttctataaccaatatgcacgagaatCTGGATTTAGTGCGAGGATAAAtaatagcaagaaaaataagatgacaaatgaagttgtgtggaaaacatttgtatgctttaaagaagggcatacaaATGATCAACGAAATAAACAGGCAAACGGTGATCAACGGACgagggaaagagcacgtggcgaagttagaactggttgtaagtcaaagatttcacttgTCAAGAAACAAACTGGACCTAATTGGGTTGTCACTAACTTCATGGAAGGTCATAATCATCCACTTTCGACTCCTTCAAAGGTGCATTTActacgctcacatcgtaatgTTTCGACAGCAAAGAAAGCATTGACTCAAcagttttcagaggccaatgtGCCAACTTGCCAACAAATGCgattattagagatagagtatggagggccTGAGCTGGTAGGTTGtacagaaagagatattagaaactttgagaaacAGTTAAGGGATGAACGAAAGGGTATCGATGCTGAAACACTAATCGAGTTATTTGCATctgagaaagagaagaattcagcttttttctttgattacgagactgattcagataataTATTTAGTAGGTGTTTTTGGGCGGATCATGTATCAAGGACGGCATACAatgtatttggtgatgtagttgtatttgatacaacatataacaccaacaaatatggatTAATTTTTGCACcgtttgtaggagttaatcatcatcatcaaacaatTGTTTTTGGTTGCGGCTttataagtgatgagaaaactgagtcttttgtttggcTGCTTAACAAGTTCATAGAAGCtatgcctaaaggtgcaccaaatgtGATCATCACTGATCAAGATCCTGCTATGACGAAAGCAATTGCCCAAGTTTTCCCTCAGACAGtacatcgatattgtttgtggcacatactGAATAAATTTCCAGataaattagaccctttgacttttcgTGACTACTACCAAAGCATAAAAAATGTCATTGGAAATTCTACCACACCTGATGAATTTGAGAATTTATGGGAAGAAgttatcaagtgtgctaacttggagaaaaatgattggttgtcttCGATGTATGAATTGCGACACAAGTGGGTGCCAGCATATTTTAGTCATATATTTTgtgctggaatgtcaagtagtcaaagaTATGAAGtttcacatgcatttttcaagaggTATGTTTCAAATAAGaattcattgatggattttatcatccgtttcaatagggcactgagacaccaaagacacaatgagttagttgctgaccatattgatatgaatgagatTCCCAGGATTAAGACAAACTGGCCAATGGAATCTCAAATGGTTAAGTTATACACGAAAAAGAAATGgatggagtttcaaagtgaaataagTGAAATTCAatgttattatgtgcaacaagcatCTATGGGAGTTGACTCAGTGGTTTATcatgtgatgaaatttcaaagtagTTCTTCCTCCAAACCAAGGGTGCTTACGCATGACAAACAGAAGGACAATATATTTTGTAGCTGTAGGAAATTTGAGTTCGATGGCATTCCATGCAGGCATATGTTAGCCTTTTTTCGTATCAatcaagtgtttcatttgccagataagtatatactcaaacgatggacacgagatgAAAAGGTTGGAGCAATACATGCTTTGGGTAAGTAA